From the genome of Desulfovibrio psychrotolerans, one region includes:
- a CDS encoding DUF721 domain-containing protein — MEKRIGDVLERLLIRKGAGIGFKLAQLWRNWDMVMGEELRHMAIPLGHRKNTIIIGAEDNMVQQELSYYSYEIIERVNAFLDEPYFDKVQVDLIMGKSALDEVTLPTIERHAPVLPPKPERLGNLLGKLDPESPVTRCYEKYVRLYSHRK; from the coding sequence ATGGAAAAACGCATCGGTGATGTGCTGGAACGCCTGCTCATCCGCAAGGGCGCGGGCATCGGCTTCAAGCTCGCGCAGCTGTGGCGCAACTGGGACATGGTCATGGGCGAAGAACTACGCCACATGGCCATTCCGCTGGGCCACCGCAAGAACACCATCATCATCGGCGCAGAAGACAACATGGTGCAACAGGAGCTCAGCTACTACAGCTACGAGATCATTGAGCGCGTAAACGCCTTTCTGGATGAACCCTACTTCGACAAGGTGCAGGTGGATCTGATCATGGGCAAATCCGCACTGGACGAGGTAACGCTGCCCACCATAGAACGCCACGCGCCCGTGCTTCCGCCCAAACCAGAGCGGCTGGGCAACCTGCTGGGCAAGCTGGACCCCGAATCGCCGGTAACACGCTGCTACGAAAAATACGTGCGCCTCTACAGCCACAGGAAGTAG
- a CDS encoding FUSC family protein gives MPFSTLDTQGAHMRHGIKTGIASVLAYGFASLLDPVLGVWAVVTSVIVMQMNVAESVQMCWDRFTGTAMGAAMGILAMLLFPESPFGTVVALFCSVAFCAYMTRYNPRYRMAAITVAIVLIASMGQENRVGFGMMRVVDIAIGVLCSFAVSVWVWPVRAGLALRTRVNEQSARMADTYGALTEAFLGTPVTAPVTRQTLEHLLRDADENRSLFRKMLRHEQRLYDDDTSLLDRQILALEQCARHLQSMLDIVLDAREGGYALIMAPEIRAVVSASRTAMLAIGQGTAPDAATLRRLMDDAEQRLEELRASGATKRFTARELAQVFSFFHCVQHLGEDLRIALAGENAD, from the coding sequence ATGCCCTTTTCCACACTCGATACACAGGGCGCGCACATGCGCCACGGCATTAAGACCGGCATCGCCTCCGTGCTGGCATACGGCTTCGCCTCGCTGCTGGACCCGGTGCTCGGCGTCTGGGCCGTGGTCACCTCCGTCATTGTCATGCAGATGAACGTGGCGGAATCCGTGCAGATGTGCTGGGACCGCTTCACCGGCACGGCCATGGGCGCTGCCATGGGCATACTCGCCATGCTGCTGTTTCCGGAATCGCCCTTTGGCACGGTGGTGGCCCTTTTCTGCTCCGTGGCCTTCTGCGCCTACATGACACGCTATAACCCGCGCTACCGCATGGCCGCCATCACGGTCGCCATTGTGCTCATTGCCAGCATGGGACAGGAAAACCGCGTGGGCTTCGGCATGATGCGGGTGGTGGATATCGCCATCGGCGTGCTGTGCTCCTTCGCGGTTTCGGTCTGGGTATGGCCGGTTCGTGCGGGGCTTGCCCTGCGCACCCGCGTAAACGAGCAGTCCGCCCGCATGGCAGATACCTACGGCGCGCTGACAGAAGCCTTTCTGGGCACCCCCGTGACGGCACCTGTCACCCGGCAGACGTTGGAACACCTGCTGCGCGATGCGGATGAAAACCGCTCCCTGTTCCGCAAAATGCTGCGCCACGAACAGCGGTTGTATGACGACGACACCTCCCTGCTGGACCGCCAGATTCTCGCGCTGGAACAGTGCGCCCGCCACCTGCAGAGCATGCTGGATATCGTTCTCGACGCACGCGAGGGCGGTTACGCGCTCATCATGGCCCCGGAGATACGGGCCGTGGTCAGCGCCTCACGCACGGCCATGCTCGCCATCGGACAGGGAACCGCGCCGGACGCCGCCACCCTGCGCCGCCTTATGGACGATGCAGAGCAGCGGCTTGAGGAGCTGCGTGCCTCAGGTGCCACCAAACGGTTCACGGCACGGGAGCTGGCGCAGGTATTTTCCTTCTTCCACTGCGTGCAGCATCTCGGAGAAGACCTGCGCATCGCACTGGCCGGCGAAAACGCAGACTGA
- a CDS encoding enoyl-CoA hydratase/isomerase family protein, whose protein sequence is MTDSTLRSEGVTQTEVRGHVALLRLCGNYFANIRHLDSRDEILNSLEYLNRNKAIKVIIISSTFCGAGVDEYIRFFREQQGTMDKQRAHRFCNAVNQVTLEIVRSGKLVVHVCGGEMVAFFLGMSLAADYAVVEEGSVFHNSYLDVGVLPKGGLPYFIARRGGCRSVYNLLLGEREIDAAQALQMGLVDALAPAGKAEEAAFAYAARFEEVPARTITGMKRLTNWCIRDLEEYLSYENKQILKTLDMVD, encoded by the coding sequence ATGACGGACAGCACACTCCGTTCGGAAGGAGTAACGCAGACAGAGGTGCGTGGCCATGTCGCCCTGTTGCGGTTGTGCGGGAATTATTTTGCCAACATCAGGCATCTGGACAGCCGGGACGAGATTCTGAATTCACTGGAATACCTGAACCGCAATAAGGCCATTAAGGTCATCATTATCAGCTCCACATTTTGCGGGGCGGGGGTGGATGAGTATATACGCTTTTTCAGGGAGCAGCAGGGAACCATGGACAAGCAGCGGGCGCACCGCTTCTGCAACGCCGTTAATCAGGTGACTCTGGAGATTGTGCGGTCGGGCAAGCTGGTGGTGCATGTCTGCGGGGGCGAAATGGTGGCCTTTTTCCTTGGTATGTCGCTGGCGGCGGACTATGCCGTTGTGGAAGAGGGCAGCGTGTTTCACAACTCCTATCTGGATGTGGGCGTGCTGCCCAAGGGGGGATTGCCGTATTTTATCGCCCGCAGGGGCGGTTGCCGGTCTGTGTACAATCTGTTGCTGGGCGAGCGGGAGATTGATGCCGCACAAGCCCTGCAGATGGGGCTGGTGGACGCACTTGCCCCTGCCGGAAAGGCGGAAGAGGCCGCCTTTGCCTATGCCGCGCGGTTTGAGGAGGTGCCCGCCCGCACCATAACCGGCATGAAGCGGCTGACCAACTGGTGCATTCGTGATCTGGAGGAGTATTTGAGCTACGAAAACAAGCAGATACTCAAGACGCTGGACATGGTGGACTGA